In Salmo trutta chromosome 37, fSalTru1.1, whole genome shotgun sequence, the following proteins share a genomic window:
- the LOC115177521 gene encoding E3 ubiquitin-protein ligase UBR5-like isoform X6, translating into MTSIHFVVHPLPGTEDQLNDRLREVSEKLNKYNFNSHPHLNLLEQATLKQCVVGPNHAGFLLEDGRVCRISFAVQPDRLELTKPDGNDGSKLSGSGSGTGRSSRPGRTSDPPWFLSGSDTLGRLAGNTLGSRWSSGVNGGSGGGGGGGGGSSSVGGAGGGGVGGAVSGGGGGSSGRSSTAARDSRRQTRVIRTGRDRGSGLLGSQPQPVIPASVIPEELISQAQVVLQGKSRSVIIRELQRTNLDVNLAVNNLLSRDDEDGDDGDDTASESYLPGEDLMSLLDADIHSAHPSVIIDADAMFSEDISYFGYPSFRRSSLSRLGSSRVLLLPLERDSELLRERESVLRLRERRWLDGASFDTERGSTSREGEPSLDKKNIPVQSPVSLGEELQWWPDKDGVKFVSIGSLFSELVAVSSKGELYQWKWSEPEPYRNTQNPSIRHPRVSFLGLTNEKITLLSANSIRATVATETNKVATWMDDTLSSVASKLEHSAQAYPELQGERIMSLHCCALYTCAQLESSLYWWGVVPFSQRKKMLEKARAKNKKPKSSAGISSIPNITVGTQVFVSSLQVCLRNNPLYHAGAVAFSVNAGIPKVGLLLESVWNMNDSCRFQLRSPESLKNMDKTTKTQEIKTESKPELVKTEMGPPPSPASTCSDTSSIASSASLPYKRRRSTPAPKEEEKVNEEQWPLREVVFVEDVKNVPVGKVLKVDGAYVAVKFPGTSSSVSTQPSQTSAPAPITDSDPSSLLQDCRLLRIDELQVVKTGGTPKVPDCFQRTPKKLCIPEKAEILAVNVDSKGVHAVLKTGNWVRYCIFDLATGKAEQENNFPTSNLAFLGQSERNVAIFTAGQDSPVILRDGNGTIYPMAKDCMGGIRDPEWLDLPPIASLGMGVHSLANLPTNSTIKKKAAIIILAVEKQTLMQHVLRCDFEACRQYLVNLEQAVLLEQSPHVLHSFLGHRCDGNRNILHACVSVCFPVSNKETKEEEEAERSERNTFAERLSAVEAIANAISVVSSNSSGNRTGSSSSRGLRLREMMRRSLRAAGLGRHESGPSSSDHQDPVSPPIAPPSWVPDPPPMDPDGDIDFILAPAVGSLTTASTGTSQGPSTSTIPGPSSEPSVVESKDRKANAHLILKLMCDSMVLRPHLRELLSAKDARGMTPFMLAVSGRAYPAAITVLEAAQKMAKVGDPGMTEKVDADSLFMEMICPSGTNPDDSPLYVLCCNDTCSFTWTGAEHINQDIFECRTCGLLESLCCCTECARVCHKGHDCKLKRTSPTAYCDCWEKCKCKTLIAGQKAARLDLLYRLLTTTNLVTSPNSRGEHILLFLVQTVARQSVEHCQYRPPRIREDRNRKAANAEDSDMPDHDLEPPRFAQLALERVLQDWNALKSMIMFGSQENKDPLSASSRIAHLLPEEQVYLNQQSGTIRLDCFTHCLIVKCAPDITVSRFIDTLLGTLVKELQNKYTPGRREEAIVVTRRFLRSVARVFVILSVEMASSKKKNNFIPQPIGKCRRVFQALLPYAVEELCNVAESLIVPVRMGIARPTAPFTLASTSIDAVQGSEELFSVEPLPPRPSPDQSSNSSQTASSYIIRNPQPRRSSQSQPVRGRDEEQDDIVSADVEEVEVVEGVAGEEDHHEDQEEQGEQGEENAEAEGQHDEHDEDGSDMELDLLAAAETESDSESNHSNQDNASGRRSVVTAATAGSEAGASSVPAFFSEDDSQSNDSSDSDSSSSQSDDVDQETFLLDEPLERTTTASHVNSAAQAPRSMQWAVRNTPSQRATGSAPSSSSTPAAASSTGLIYIDPSNLRRSSAISTSAAAAAAALEASNSSSYLTSASSLARAYSIVIRQISDLMSLIPKYNHLVYSQYPAAVKLTYQDAVNLQNFVEEKLIPTWNWMVSIMDSTEAQLRYGSALSSAGDPGHPSHPLHASQHSARRERMTAREEASLRTLEGRRRAATLLTVRQGMMSARGDFLNYALSLMRSHNDEHSDVLPVLDVCSLKHVAYVFQALIYWIKAMNQQTTLDTTQMDRKRSREILELGLDNEDSEHENDEDTNQSCFLVLEGRQARRKAIRQKRGKKKRAAPKGSTLQDKEDDPVPAETGQNHPFFRRSDSMTFLGCIPPNPFEVPLAEAIPLADQPHLLQPNARKEDLFGRPSQGLYSSSYTASKGLAEATLDRSCLEVNMGSSQILPTKMSYSANLKNVMSMETSQRGREDQPMDQELVAPKPGPSPHDLAAQLKSSLLAEIGLTESDGPPLPSFRPHCSFMGMVISHDMLLGRWRLSLELFGRVFMEDVGAEPGSILTELGGFEVKESKFRREMEKLRNLQSRDLALEVDRDRDQLIQQTMRQLNTHFGRRCTTTPMAVHRVKVTFKDEPGEGSGVARSFYTAIALAFLSNDKLPNLDCVQSVSKGMQASSTCHHDYNSSMTLNLMQRLRNRDRERERRSGGLRAGSRRDRDRDSRRQLSIDTRPFRPASEGNPSDEPDPLPAHRQALGERLYPRVHTMQPAFASKITGMLLELSPAQLLLLLASEDSLRARVEEAMELLIAHGRENGADSILDLGLLEAPEKAQQQENRKRHGSTRSVVDMELDDPEDGDDNAPLFYQPGKRGFYSPRPGKNTEARLNCFRNIGRILGLCLLQNELCPITLNRHVIKVLLGRKVNWHDFAFFDPVMYESLRQLIRHSQAGEAEAVFAAMDLAFAIDLCKEEGAGQVELLSGGVNMPVTPLNVYEYVRKYAEHRMLVVAEQPLHAMRKGLLDVLPKNALEDLTAEDFRLLVNGCGEVNVQMLISFTSFNDESGTKTLARIHKESQRENADKLLQFKRWFWSIVEKMSMTERQDLVYFWTSSPSLPASEEGFQPMPSITIRPPDDQHLPTANTCISRLYVPLYSSKQILKQKLLLAIKTKNFGFV; encoded by the exons ACTTCGTGAAGTGTCGGAGAAACTCAACAAATACAACTTTAACAG TCATCCACACCTCAACCTGCTGGAGCAGGCCACCTTAAAACAGTGTGTAGTTGGCCCAAACCATGCTGGCTTTCTGCTTGAG GATGGACGTGTGTGTCGGATCAGCTTTGCTGTCCAGCCAGATCGTCTGGAGCTGACCAAACCAGATGGCAACGATGG TTCAAAGTTGAGTGGCAGTGGTTCAGGGACAGGAAGGAGCTCCAGGCCAGGCAGGACTAGTGATCCTCCCTGGTTCCTGTCTGGCTCTGACACACTGGGCAGACTGGCAGGCAACACCCTTGG GAGTCGCTGGAGCTCCGGGGTGAACGGTGGatcaggtggaggaggaggaggtggtggtggcagcagcagtgTAGGAGGTGCAGGGGGAGGAGGTGTAGGAGGAGCTGtcagtggaggtggtggaggctCCTCTGGGAGGTCGTCTACAGCTGCCAGGGACTCAAGACGTCAGACCAGGGTGATCCGCACAGGGAGGGACCGGGGCTCTGGTCTCCTGGGTAGCCAGCCCCAGCCTGTCATCCCTGCCTCGGTCATCCCAGAGGAACTAATCTCCCAG GCTCAGGTGGTCCTCCAGGGGAAGTCTAGGAGTGTGATCATCCGGGAGCTCCAGAGGACCAACCTGGATGTCAACCTGGCCGTCAACAACCTACTGAGCAGAGACGATGAGGACGGTGACGATGGTGATGACACAGCCAGCGAGTCCTACCTCCCTGGAG AGGACCTGATGTCCTTGCTGGACGCTGACATCCACTCAGCCCACCCCAGTGTCATCATCGATGCTGACGCCATGTTCTCTGAGGACATCAGCTACTTCGGCTACCCTTCCTTCAGACGCTCCTCCCTGTCCCGCCTGGGCTCCTCGCGAG TTCTCCTTCTTCCCTTAGAGCGTGACTCAGAGCTGTTGCGTGAGCGCGAGTCTGTGTTGAGGTTGCGGGAGCGGAGGTGGCTGGATGGGGCCTCATTTGACACGGAGAGGGGCTCCACCAGCCGCGAGGGGGAGCCCAGCCTGGACAAGAAGAACATCCCCGTccagagccctgtctctctgggcgAGGAGCTGCAATGGTGGCCTGACAAG GATGGTGTGAAGTTTGTGAGCATCGGGTCCTTGTTCTCTGAGCTGGTGGCAGTGAGCTCTAAGGGGGAACTCTACCAGTGGAAGTGGAGTGAACCAGaaccatacagaaacacacag AACCCTTCTATCCGCCACCCCCGGGTGTCCTTCCTGGGCCTGACCAATGAGAAGATCACCCTGCTGTCTGCTAACAGCATCAGAGCCACCGTGGCCACGGAGACCAACAAGGTGGCAACCTGGATGGATGACACACTGAGCAGCGTGGCATCCAAGCTGGAACACAGTGCCCAGGCCTACCCTGAGCTGCAGGGAGAGCGCATCATGTCTCTGCACTGCTGTGCCCTCTACACCTGCGCCCAGCTGGAGAGCAGCCTGTACTGGTG GGGTGTTGTGCCTTTTAGTCAACGGAAAAAGATGCTTGAAAAGGCTAGAGCCAAGAACAAGAAGCCAAAGTCCAGTGCCGGCATCTCCTCAATACCCAACATCACCGTGGGAACGCAG GTGTTTGTGTCCTCTCTCCAGGTGTGCCTGAGGAATAACCCCCTCTACCACGCCGGTGCCGTTGCCTTTTCTGTCAACGCTGGGATCCCCAAGGTGGGACTCCTCCTCGAGTCTGTCTGGAACATGAACGACAGCTGCAGGTTCCAGCTGCGGTCACCAGAGAGCCTCAAGAACATGGACAAGACCACCAAGACCCAGGAGATCAA AACGGAGAGCAAGCCGGAGTTGGTAAAGACAGAGATGGGGCCCCCTCCTTCCCCAGCCTCCACCTGCAGTGACACCTCCTCCATCGCTAGCAGTGCCTCGCTGCCCTACA AACGAAGACGCTCGACCCCGGCTCccaaagaggaggagaaggtgaaCGAGGAGCAGTGGCCTCTTCGGGAAGTGGTGTTTGTGGAGGATGTTAAAAATGTCCCTGTGGGAAAG GTGCTGAAAGTGGACGGTGCGTATGTAGCTGTGAAGTTTCCAGGAACGTCAAGCAGCGTGAGCACACAGCCGAGTCAGACTAGTGCTCCAGCTCCCATCACTGACTCTGACCCCTCCTCACTGCTGCAGGACTGTAGGCTGCTCAGAATAGATGAGTTACAG GTGGTGAAAACTGGTGGAACTCCTAAAGTTCCAGATTGCTTCCAGCGTACACCTAAAAAACTCTGCATCCCAGAGAAGGCTGAGATTCTGGCTGTGAATGTTGACTCCAAAG GAGTCCACGCAGTGCTGAAGACTGGTAACTGGGTGAGGTACTGTATCTTTGACCTGGCCACAGGCAAAGCAGAGCAGGAGAATAACTTCCCCACCAGTAACCTGGCCTTCCTGGGCCAGAGTGAACGCAATGTAGCAATCTTCACCGCAGGACAG GATTCCCCAGTCATCCTTCGGGATGGAAATGGCACAATTTACCCAATGGCCAAAGACTGTATGGGCGGCATCCGAGACCCTGAGTGGCTGGACCTGCCGCCCATCGCCAGCCTGGGCATGGGGGTGCACTCCCTGGCCAACCTCCCCACCAACTCAACCATCAAGAAAAAAGCTGCTATTATCATATTGGCTGTGGAG AAGCAGACGTTGATGCAGCACGTGCTGCGTTGTGACTTTGAGGCCTGTCGTCAGTACCTGGTGAACCTGGAGCAGGCTGTACTCCTGGAGCAGAGTCCCCACGTCCTCCACTCCTTTCTGGGCCACCGCTGCGACGGCAACCGCAACATCCTCCACGCctgtgtctcagtctgcttccccGTCAGCAACAAGGAGACCAAGGAGGAGGAAG AAGCTGAACGGTCTGAGAGGAATACATTTGCAGAGAGACTGTCAGCAGTGGAGGCCATCGCCAATGCTATATCTGTGGtgtctagcaacagctctgggaACAGGACCGGCTCTTCTAGCAGCAGAGG GCTGCGTCTGAGGGAGATGATGAGGCGCTCTCTGAGAGCAGCGGGTCTTGGCCGTCACGAGTCCGGCCCCTCCTCCAGCGACCACCAGGACCCAGTTTCCCCACCCATCGCCCCTCCCAGCTGGGTGCCCGACCCCCCTCCCATGGACCCAGACGGTGACATAGACTTCATCCTGGCCCCTGCAGTGGGATCTCTCACCACAGCCTCAACAGGGACCAGCCAGGGCCCCAGCACATCCACTATACCAG GCCCCTCCTCTGAGCCTTCGGTGGTGGAGTCTAAAGACCGCAAGGCCAACGCCCACCTCATCCTCAAACTGATGTGTGACAGCATGGTTCTCAGGCCACACCTTCGCGAGCTGCTCTCTGCCAA GGATGCCCGTGGAATGACCCCATTCATGCTGGCAGTCAGCGGGAGAGCTTACCCAGCTGCCATTACTGTTCTGGAGGCTGCGCAGAAAATGGCCAAGG TAGGAGACCCCGGCATGACTGAGAAGGTGGATGCAGACTCTTTGTTCATGGAGATGATTTGTCCCTCGGGGACCAACCCTGACGACTCTCCTCTCTACGTCCTCTGCTGCAACGACACCTGCAGCTTCACCTGGACAGGAGCTGAACACATCAACCAg GATATCTTTGAGTGCCGGACCTGCGGCTTGTTGGAGTCTCTCTGCTGCTGCACTGAGTGCGCCAGGGTGTGTCACAAAGGACACGACTGCAA ACTCAAGAGGACCTCTCCCACTGCGTACTGTGACTGCTGGGAGAAGTGTAAATGTAAGACGCTGATTGCTGGACAGAAAGCTGCTCGCCTGGACCTGCTGTACAGACTACTCACCACCACTAACCTGGTCACCAGTCCAAACAGCcg GGGGGAGCATATCCTTCTGTTCCTGGTGCAGACTGTTGCTAGGCAGAGTGTGGAGCACTGCCAGTACCGACCCCCTCgcatcagagaggacaggaacCGCAAGGCTGCCAATGCTGAAG ACTCTGACATGCCGGACCATGACCTGGAACCTCCACGCTTCGCCCAGCTGGCCCTGGAGAGGGTGCTGCAGGACTGGAATGCTCTCAAGTCCATGATAATGTTCGGATCCCAGGAGAATAAAGACCC gctgAGTGCCAGCAGCCGTATCGCCCATCTCCTTCCAGAGGAGCAGGTGTACCTGAACCAGCAGAGTGGCACCATCCGCCTGGACTGCTTCACACACTGCCTCATTGTCAAGTGTGCCCCTGACATTACAGTAAGTCGG TTTATTGACACCCTGCTGGGGACCTTGGTGAAGGAGCTGCAGAACAAGTACACTCCTGGCCGGAGAGAGGAGGCCATCGTCGTCACCAGGAGGTTCCTGCGCTCCGTGGCCAGGGTGTTTGTCATCCTCAGCGTCGAGATGGCCTCATCCAAAAAGAAAAA TAACTTCATCCCCCAGCCCATTGGGAAGTGCAGGCGTGTGTTCCAGGCCCTGCTGCCCTATGCGGTGGAGGAGCTGTGCAACGTGGCAGAGTCCCTCATCGTGCCTGTGAGGATGGGCATCGCCCGGCCCACCGCCCCCTTCACCCTGGCCAGCACCAGCATCGACGCCGTGCAGGGCAGCGAGGAACTCTTCTCTGTGGAACCCTTGCCACCGAGACCCTCCCCAGACCAGTCCAGCAA TTCTAGTCAGACTGCATCGTCCTACATCATCAGGAACCCCCAGCCTCGCCGCAGCAGCCAGTCCCAGCCGGTCAGAGGGAGAGACGAGGAGCAGGATGACATTGTGTCTGCTGATGTTGAAGAG GTGGAGGTTGTCGAGGGCGTTGCTGGGGAGGAGGATCACCATGAAGACCAGGaggaacagggagaacagggagaggagaacGCTGAGGCAGAGGGACAGCATGATGAACATGATGAGGATG GAAGCGACATGGAGTTGGATCTGCTGGCTGCCGCAGAGACCGAGAGTGACAGCGAGAGTAACCATAGCAACCAGGACAATGCCAGCGGGCGGAGGAGTGTTGTCACCGCAGCAACTGCTGGCTCCGAAGCAG gTGCCAGCAGTGTCCCTGCCTTCTTTTCAGAGGACGACTCCCAGTCCAACGACTCGAGCGACTcggacagcagcagcagccagaGCGACGACGTGGACCAGGAGACCTTCCTATTGGACGAGCCCTTGGAGAGGACCACCACCGCCTCGCACGTCAACAGTGCTGCCCAGGCGCCGCGCTCCATGCAGTGGGCTGTACGCAACACCCCCAGCCAGAGAGCCACGGGCAGCGCCCCCTCCAGCTCCTCCACCCCCGCTG CAGCGAGCTCCACAGGTCTGATCTACATCGACCCGTCCAACCTGCGGCGCAGCAGTGCCATCAGCACCAGCGCGGCTGCTGCGGCTGCAGCTCTGGAGGCCTCCAACTCGTCCAGCTACCTGACGTCAGCCTCCAGCTTAGCCCGGGCCTACAGCATCGTCATCAGACAGATCTCTGACCTGATGAGCCTCATTCCCAAGTACAACCACCTGGTCTACTCCCAGTACCCTGCTGCAGTCAAACTCACCTACCAGGACGCTGTCAACCTGCAG AACTTTGTTGAGGAGAAGCTGATCCCTACGTGGAACTGGATGGTGTCCATCATGGACTCTACAGAGGCTCAGCTGCGTTACGGCTCGGCCCTGTCCTCAGCTGGCGACCCCGGACACCCATCCCACCCCCTCCACGCCTCGCAGCACTCTGCCCGCAGGGAGCGCATGACTGCCCGCGAGGAAGCCAGCCTCCGCACCTTGGAGGGACGGAG GCGTGCGGCCACTCTGCTGACAGTGCGTCAGGGGATGATGTCTGCGCGGGGTGACTTCCTGAACTACGCCCTGTCTCTGATGCGTTCTCATAATGACGAGCACTCTGACGTTCTGCCTGTGCTGGATGTGTGTTCTCTCAAACACGTGGCCTACGTCTTCCAGGCCCTCATCTACTGGATCAAAGCCATGAACCAGCAGACAACTCTGGACACAACACAGATGGACCGCAAGAG GAGCCGTGAGATTCTGGAACTGGGACTGGACAATGAAGATTCTGAACATGAGAATGATGAGGACACCAATCAAA GTTGTTTTCTGGTATTGGAAGGCAGACAAGCCAGAAGAAAGGCAATTAGGCAGAAACGAGGCAAAAAGAAGAGGGCAGCTCCCAAAG gctCCACACTCCAGGATAAGGAGGATGACCCGGTCCCCGCTGAGACGGGACAGAACCACCCGTTCTTCCGGCGCTCTGACTCCATGACCTTCCTGGGCTGTATCCCCCCCAACCCCTTCGAGGTCCCCCTGGCGGAGGCCATCCCCCTGGCAGACCAGCCTCACCTCCTGCAG CCCAATGCAAGGAAGGAGGATCTGTTTGGCCGTCCTAGTCAGGGCCTGTACTCGTCCTCGTACACAGCAAGCAAAGGCCTGGCCGAGGCCACCCTGGACCGCAGCTGCCTGGAGGTTAACATGGGCTCCTCTCAG ATCCTACCCACCAAGATGTCCTACTCAGCCAACCTGAAGAACGTGATGAGTATGGAGACTAGTCAGCGCGGCAGAGAGGACCAGCCCATGGACCAGGAGCTAGTGGCTCCAAAGCCAGGCCCCTCACCCCACGACCTAGCTGCCCAGCTGAAGAGCAGCCTGCTGGCTGAAATAGGCCTCACTGAGAGCGATGGACCCCCGCTCCCTTCCTTTAG aCCCCACTGTAGTTTCATGGGGATGGTGATCTCCCATGACATGCTGCTGGGCCGCTGGCGTCTGTCTCTGGAGCTGTTCGGACGCGTCTTCATGGAGGACGTTGGAGCAGAGCCCGGATCG ATCCTGACCGAGCTGGGGGGTTTTGAGGTGAAGGAGTCTAAGTTCCGCCGGGAGATGGAGAAACTCCGTAACCTCCAGTCTCGTGACCTGGCCCTGGAGGTGGACCGTGACCGTGACCAGCTGATCCAGCAGACTATGAGGCAGCTCAATACCCACTTTGGCCGGCGCTGCACCACCACACCCATGGCTGTGCACCGCGTCAAGGTCACCTTCAAGGACGAGCCGGGCGAGGGTAGTGGCGTGGCCCGTAGCTTCTACACGGCCATCGCCCTGGCCTTCCTGTCCAATGACAAGCTGCCCAACCTGGACTGTGTGCAGAGCGTCAGCAAGGGCATGCAGGCCAGCAGTACGTGTCATCACGATTACAACTCAAGTATGACATTGA ATCTGATGCAGCGGCTGAGGAACAGAGACCGGGAGAGGGAGCGGAGGAGTGGAGGGCTCCGAGCTGGCTCTAGGAGAGACCGAGACAG ggactCGAGGAGACAGCTGTCCATTGACACCCGACCCTTCAGGCCAGCCTCGGAGGGGAACCCCAGTGACGAACCTGACCCCCTACCTGCCCACAGACAGGCCCTGGGAGAGAGGCTGTACCCCCGCGTCCACACTATGCAGCCG GCGTTTGCCAGTAAGATCACAGGGATGCTGCTGGAACTCTCCCCAGCCCAGCTGCTGTTGCTCCTGGCCAGTGAGGACTCTCTCAGGGCCAGGGTGGAGGAGGCCATGGAGCTGCTCATTGCACATGGAAG gGAAAATGGCGCTGACAGCATACTGGACCTGGGTCTCCTAGAGGCTCCTGAGAAAGCACAG CAGCAGGAGAACCGTAAGCGTCATGGCTCCACCCGCAGTGTGGTGGACATGGAGCTGGACGACCCTGAAGACGGAGATGACAACGCTCCCCTGTTCTACCAGCCTGGGAAGAGAGGCTTCTACTCTCCCCGGCCCGGCAAGAACACGGAGGCCAGGCTCAACTGCTTCAGGAACATCGGCAG AATACTAGGGCTGTGTCTGCTGCAGAATGAGCTCTGTCCAATTACCTTGAACAGACATGTCATCAAGGTGCTGCTCGGCAGAAAG gTGAATTGGCATGACTTTGCCTTTTTTGACCCGGTAATGTACGAGAGCCTGCGACAGTTGATCCGTCACTCTCAGGCTGGAGAGGCGGAGGCTGTGTTTGCAGCCATGGACCTGGCCTTCGCCATAGACCTGTGTAAGGAGGAAGGGGCTGGACAG GTGGAGCTGCTGTCAGGTGGGGTCAACATGCCTGTGACTCCTCTCAACGTTTACGAATACGTGAGAAAGTACGCCGAACACAGGATGCTGGTGGTTGCTGAGCAACCTCTTCAT GCGATGAGGAAGGGTCTGTTGGATGTCCTTCCTAAGAACGCCCTGGAGGACTTGACAGCTGAGGACTTCAGGCTACTGGTCAACGGCTGTGGAGAGGTCAACGTGCAGATGCTCATCAGCTTCACTTCCTTCAATGATGAATCTGGTACAAAGACCttggcccgtattcacaaagaatctcaga GGGAAAATGCTGATAAATTGTTGCAGTTCAAACGCTGGTTTTGGTCCATCGTGGAGAAGATGAGCATGACTGAGAGGCAAGATCTG gtGTACTTCTGGACCTCCAGTCCGTCTCTGCCAGCCAGTGAGGAAGGCTTCCAGCCCATGCCCTCCATCACCATCAGGCCTCCGGACGACCAGCACCTGCCCACGGCCAACACCTGCATCTCGCGCCTCTACGTGCCACTCTACTCCTCCAAACAGATTCTAAAACAGAAACTCTTACTAGCCATTAAGACCAAGAACTTTGGTTTTGTGTAG